From the uncultured Trichococcus sp. genome, one window contains:
- a CDS encoding ABC transporter permease — MFLARKELWFSKRRFFLIGFIIVLITWLVFLLSGLGNGLSDLGTAVIRYSDMDLAVFQEESEFTLGKSTLPQSLVDEVAQLDGVEDAAGISTAPGSILQGASADEESGKKTSVLFIGVEPGSFIEPAVISGEALEADQPNRVLVDSSLMAEGFALGDTITLSSIGTEYEIGGFVDNQKLNHMPAVYVTSDTLREFKYMVPGADMGIKDPINAVFLTGKNLDSEQIAATIDGVEVGNKKESLNGVPGYKAESGTISMMLWLLIFISAFVIAVFFYVLTTQKVNQFGVMKAIGASNGFVIHSVMSQVFLLSTVSILIGVGLTYLTTLALPEGMPFNLLPEMVVMYSLVLLGTSLIGALFSIGSITKIDPITALGRAE, encoded by the coding sequence ATGTTTTTAGCACGTAAAGAGCTATGGTTCTCTAAAAGACGATTCTTTTTGATTGGCTTCATTATCGTCTTGATTACCTGGCTCGTTTTTTTGTTATCCGGACTAGGAAATGGCCTGTCGGATTTAGGGACAGCAGTGATTCGCTATTCAGATATGGACTTAGCGGTTTTTCAAGAAGAATCGGAGTTTACTTTAGGTAAATCCACCTTGCCGCAGAGTCTGGTGGACGAAGTAGCACAACTGGATGGAGTGGAGGATGCAGCAGGAATTTCAACAGCTCCCGGATCGATTCTGCAGGGTGCTAGCGCAGATGAAGAATCGGGTAAAAAAACGTCTGTTTTATTCATCGGGGTGGAACCAGGTAGCTTTATAGAGCCTGCGGTTATTTCTGGCGAAGCGCTCGAAGCAGATCAGCCTAATCGAGTATTGGTGGATTCTAGTTTAATGGCAGAAGGGTTCGCATTAGGGGATACGATAACGTTGAGCAGTATTGGGACAGAGTATGAAATCGGTGGGTTTGTCGATAATCAGAAACTGAACCACATGCCCGCGGTTTATGTAACGAGCGATACGTTGCGCGAATTTAAGTACATGGTTCCTGGCGCTGACATGGGCATTAAAGACCCAATCAACGCAGTTTTTCTGACAGGAAAAAACCTGGACAGTGAGCAGATTGCAGCAACCATTGACGGCGTTGAAGTAGGAAACAAAAAAGAAAGCTTGAACGGAGTGCCAGGCTACAAAGCCGAGAGCGGTACGATTTCCATGATGCTTTGGTTGTTGATCTTTATCTCAGCTTTTGTCATTGCGGTCTTCTTCTATGTGTTGACTACGCAGAAAGTCAATCAATTCGGTGTGATGAAAGCAATCGGCGCAAGCAATGGCTTTGTGATTCACAGTGTTATGTCACAAGTGTTCCTTTTATCCACCGTCAGCATTCTGATAGGTGTAGGCTTAACTTATTTAACGACGCTGGCTTTGCCAGAAGGCATGCCGTTTAATCTACTTCCTGAGATGGTCGTAATGTACAGTTTGGTTCTACTGGGCACTAGTTTAATCGGCGCACTGTTCTCTATTGGAAGCATTACGAAAATTGATCCAATTACTGCATTAGGGAGGGCTGAATAA
- the fabV gene encoding enoyl-ACP reductase FabV, whose translation MLEFKQNIRGNVALGVNPLGCKQEVLNEIDYVKNKGTFAGPKKVLIIGASSSYGLATRISLAFGAGADTIGVSFEKGPKNERNLGTAGWYNNIAFREAAEKEGLIAKNFVQDAFSHESKQEVIAYIKNEFGGKVDLVVYSLASGRRTDPDTGETYTSAIKALGEPVVGPNINMQNQDFYIETLEPATEAEIAGTLKVMGGEDWQLWMEALKEADVLADGVLTTNYSYLGTELNRPYYGGGTLGLAKADCDEKAQTINALLADINGKAQIVVATAVTTKASSVIPFFPVYCIGLYKVMTEKGTHETPIMHIDRIYRDMVYGTKAEYDEAGRLRPDSWELDSDTQAKTKALIQQLNKENFNTDIAAYDILYKEFSILSGFMVDGYVEQDVTIEDLKALEY comes from the coding sequence ATGTTGGAATTTAAACAAAATATACGGGGAAATGTGGCCCTTGGGGTAAACCCGCTTGGATGCAAGCAGGAAGTATTGAATGAAATCGACTATGTAAAAAACAAAGGAACTTTTGCAGGTCCGAAAAAGGTATTGATCATTGGTGCGTCATCAAGCTACGGTTTAGCCACCCGAATCAGCCTGGCTTTCGGTGCGGGAGCAGATACAATTGGCGTTTCTTTCGAAAAAGGACCGAAAAATGAACGGAATCTCGGCACAGCCGGCTGGTACAACAATATCGCTTTTCGTGAAGCAGCTGAAAAAGAAGGCCTGATCGCCAAAAATTTTGTGCAGGATGCCTTCAGCCACGAAAGCAAGCAAGAAGTCATCGCGTATATCAAGAACGAGTTCGGCGGCAAAGTGGACCTGGTCGTTTATAGCTTGGCAAGCGGCAGAAGGACAGATCCCGATACTGGAGAGACGTACACTTCCGCAATCAAAGCCCTTGGCGAGCCAGTGGTTGGCCCTAATATCAATATGCAAAATCAGGATTTCTACATCGAAACGCTGGAACCTGCAACAGAGGCAGAAATCGCCGGTACCCTAAAAGTCATGGGTGGCGAAGACTGGCAGCTATGGATGGAAGCGTTGAAGGAAGCAGATGTATTGGCTGACGGGGTTCTGACGACCAATTATTCTTATTTGGGAACAGAGCTGAACCGTCCTTACTACGGTGGCGGTACCCTTGGTCTTGCTAAAGCAGATTGTGATGAGAAGGCGCAGACTATCAATGCGTTATTGGCTGACATCAACGGCAAAGCCCAGATTGTGGTGGCAACTGCTGTGACCACGAAAGCAAGCTCAGTCATTCCCTTCTTCCCTGTTTATTGCATCGGTCTTTACAAAGTCATGACGGAAAAAGGCACCCACGAAACACCGATCATGCATATCGACCGCATTTACCGCGATATGGTTTATGGTACTAAGGCTGAGTATGACGAAGCTGGCCGACTGAGACCGGACAGTTGGGAACTTGACAGCGACACGCAAGCTAAAACGAAGGCACTGATCCAACAATTGAACAAAGAGAATTTCAATACTGATATAGCAGCGTATGACATCCTTTATAAAGAGTTTTCAATATTAAGTGGGTTCATGGTTGATGGCTATGTTGAGCAAGACGTTACGATCGAAGATTTGAAGGCATTGGAATATTAA
- a CDS encoding AIM24 family protein, translating into MFKVKNFEDNNDVKIVEELGAFKVVEYLKDLSVDHLTAQAAYYASEMNVRRRQLVCDVSLSDITVQSGAMQWMVGNVSATTGIKGVGDFFGKALRGKVTNESAIKPEYTGTGKLVLEPTYKHILLIDVDDWHGSIVIEDGLFLACDSELNHKAVMRSNLSSVAMGGEGLFNLGLSGGGIVALESYVPREELIEIELENDELKIDGNMAIAWSGSLEFTVSRSGQTLLGSAASGEGLVNVYRGTGKVLMAPVLR; encoded by the coding sequence ATGTTTAAAGTAAAAAATTTTGAAGATAATAATGACGTGAAGATTGTCGAAGAGCTGGGCGCATTTAAAGTAGTGGAATACTTGAAAGATTTGAGTGTCGATCATCTGACGGCTCAAGCTGCCTACTACGCCTCTGAAATGAACGTCAGAAGAAGGCAGCTGGTATGCGACGTCAGTCTTTCCGACATTACCGTTCAATCAGGAGCTATGCAATGGATGGTGGGAAATGTCAGTGCTACAACAGGTATTAAAGGCGTGGGTGATTTTTTTGGAAAAGCTCTTCGAGGAAAGGTCACTAATGAATCTGCAATTAAGCCTGAGTATACTGGAACCGGCAAACTGGTACTGGAGCCGACCTACAAGCATATTTTGCTTATTGATGTTGATGACTGGCATGGCTCAATAGTGATTGAAGATGGATTGTTTTTGGCTTGTGATTCGGAATTGAACCACAAAGCCGTTATGAGGTCTAACCTTTCTTCTGTTGCGATGGGCGGAGAAGGTCTTTTCAACTTGGGACTTTCCGGTGGGGGAATTGTCGCACTGGAATCGTATGTACCCAGAGAAGAACTGATAGAAATAGAGTTGGAAAATGATGAATTGAAGATTGATGGGAACATGGCGATCGCTTGGTCCGGCAGCCTGGAATTTACGGTATCAAGATCAGGCCAAACACTCCTGGGTTCAGCCGCATCCGGCGAAGGTTTGGTTAACGTCTATCGCGGGACAGGCAAAGTTCTGATGGCGCCCGTTCTTCGCTAA
- a CDS encoding TetR/AcrR family transcriptional regulator, with protein MARKKTFTQEELYQATHDLMLEVGYDTFSFQMLSNKLDISRTALYKYYSNKNDLLQDYLNYQLEKVVERLDATEWPSEYPEKLSELMNLVFDYADTHAISAMVPDQQWTKENADDPDIQRSKELHARFFGFIQVMIEEGQRDGFLNQEIPLLVMIEAIFHSINLPNRAGLSTEQRAYFVKKMLFEGILKQK; from the coding sequence ATGGCGCGTAAAAAAACGTTTACTCAAGAAGAGCTCTATCAGGCAACGCATGACCTGATGTTAGAAGTTGGCTACGATACTTTTTCTTTTCAAATGCTTTCCAATAAGCTGGACATATCACGGACTGCACTTTATAAATATTACTCCAATAAAAATGACCTGTTGCAGGATTACTTGAATTATCAACTAGAAAAAGTGGTCGAACGACTGGATGCTACTGAGTGGCCGTCTGAATACCCCGAAAAATTATCCGAGTTAATGAATTTAGTTTTTGATTATGCTGATACGCATGCGATTTCTGCAATGGTGCCGGATCAACAGTGGACCAAAGAAAACGCCGATGATCCTGATATCCAACGGTCCAAAGAACTGCATGCGCGCTTTTTTGGTTTTATTCAAGTGATGATTGAAGAAGGGCAGCGAGACGGTTTTTTAAATCAAGAAATTCCGCTGCTGGTCATGATTGAAGCGATTTTTCACAGCATTAATTTACCAAACCGTGCAGGGCTGTCGACTGAACAGCGTGCCTATTTTGTCAAAAAGATGCTGTTTGAAGGGATCCTTAAACAAAAATAA
- a CDS encoding ABC transporter ATP-binding protein encodes MIDFINLKITFGKKIIVEEMDTQFSENKIIGLVAPNGTGKTTLLRTLAGIKKPADGYVKINGLDFYSAREEYLKQIFFLETSDQLYANLTAQDHFDFTKYAWHSAVDPNAIIRTLKMDSYKNIPIRKLSLGMKQHVLIGMYAISDAPILLLDEPMNGLDPTSLRIVNNLLRSLKENGKTIIFSSHDLTNVHTICDEVMFLNAQKVIIVGNTLDIQQSYDELYLSEDVILP; translated from the coding sequence ATGATAGATTTCATAAATTTAAAAATTACCTTCGGGAAAAAAATAATTGTGGAAGAAATGGATACTCAATTCTCTGAAAATAAAATAATCGGTCTCGTTGCACCCAATGGGACGGGGAAAACAACGTTGCTACGAACATTGGCAGGAATAAAGAAACCTGCTGATGGATACGTGAAAATCAATGGACTGGATTTTTACAGCGCACGCGAAGAGTATCTCAAACAAATTTTCTTTTTGGAAACCAGTGATCAGTTATATGCAAATCTGACCGCTCAAGATCATTTTGACTTCACAAAATATGCTTGGCATTCCGCTGTAGACCCCAATGCTATCATTCGTACGTTAAAAATGGATAGCTATAAAAATATCCCGATACGGAAGCTTTCACTGGGTATGAAACAGCATGTGCTTATCGGTATGTATGCGATTAGTGATGCACCGATTCTTTTGCTGGATGAACCAATGAACGGACTTGATCCGACTAGTCTAAGAATAGTAAACAATTTGCTGCGCTCCCTAAAGGAAAACGGCAAAACCATTATTTTTTCCTCACATGATCTGACAAATGTTCATACAATTTGTGATGAAGTCATGTTCCTGAATGCGCAAAAGGTTATTATAGTTGGGAACACCCTGGACATACAACAAAGCTATGATGAACTGTATCTTTCGGAGGACGTGATTCTGCCATGA
- the truA gene encoding tRNA pseudouridine(38-40) synthase TruA: MRNIKMTIEYDGGRYLGWQRLGDSDKTIQGKIENILSAMTGAEIEIIGSGRTDAGTHARGQVANFKTTSKMDLTTMQDHLIRYLPRDIVVKELEEVPERFHARYHAAGKTYSYHVWNNAVPSAFERHYSYHYPGQLDVDRMNTACQKLVGKHDFLGFSSLKKSKKSTVRTINDITIQQEGNLLHFSFTGEGFLYNMVRIMMGTILEIGAGTMEPEYIDAIFKSGIRSEAGMTVPSHGLFLDAVYYD; encoded by the coding sequence ATGAGAAACATAAAAATGACGATCGAATATGATGGCGGCAGATATCTGGGCTGGCAAAGGCTCGGGGATTCGGACAAAACCATTCAAGGCAAAATAGAGAACATCCTGTCGGCAATGACGGGGGCGGAGATTGAAATCATCGGCTCAGGGCGGACAGATGCCGGCACCCACGCACGGGGACAAGTCGCCAATTTCAAGACGACATCCAAAATGGATTTGACAACGATGCAGGACCATCTGATCCGTTATCTTCCGCGCGATATTGTCGTCAAAGAGCTGGAGGAGGTTCCGGAAAGGTTCCACGCCCGCTATCACGCAGCCGGAAAGACATACAGCTATCATGTCTGGAACAATGCCGTACCTTCCGCATTTGAGCGCCACTACAGCTACCATTACCCTGGACAGCTTGATGTCGACAGAATGAACACGGCTTGCCAAAAGCTGGTCGGGAAGCATGATTTCCTCGGGTTCTCTTCACTCAAGAAATCGAAAAAATCGACGGTCCGGACCATCAATGACATCACAATCCAGCAAGAAGGCAATCTGCTTCATTTTTCGTTCACAGGAGAAGGCTTCCTCTACAACATGGTGCGGATCATGATGGGTACGATCCTGGAAATCGGGGCCGGGACGATGGAACCGGAATACATTGATGCCATCTTCAAGAGCGGAATCCGCAGCGAGGCCGGCATGACCGTCCCTTCCCATGGACTGTTCCTGGATGCCGTTTATTACGATTGA
- a CDS encoding M20 family metallopeptidase, with protein MNKYYERAYALEEQLVKDRRILHQNPEIGMDLPNTRAYVRNRLEEIGLEVKEVGKMGLSAVVEGEKPGKTILLRADMDALPMKEMNDLEYKATNNMAHTCGHDLHTAMLVTAAQILFENKADIHGRVKLMFQPGEEIFAGAKDMIEAGILENPKPDVAFAMHTGLNQGVGSFEYYKGHTSTSCDNFKITITGKGAHGAYPHTSIDPINAGVIIYQEFGELISREVSPLSIATLTFGMFSGGSNSNIIPEVVEMQGTLRTYDDEVREYVKGRITDILAGIEKTTRAKIDFEIFANVPSLYNDPDLTEEIAEILETGNPNFKGYPDLRIMASEDMAVVSRHLPTTYIMLNCKVEGNNFSHHNPGVLFDEAALPIGAGSFATVAIEWLKKHSD; from the coding sequence ATGAATAAATACTATGAAAGAGCGTATGCGCTGGAAGAGCAACTTGTAAAGGACAGAAGGATACTTCACCAAAACCCAGAAATAGGTATGGATTTGCCCAATACAAGAGCCTACGTCAGGAACAGATTGGAAGAGATCGGGTTGGAAGTCAAAGAAGTGGGGAAGATGGGGCTGAGTGCTGTTGTAGAAGGGGAGAAACCTGGTAAAACCATTCTTCTTCGCGCTGACATGGATGCCCTTCCGATGAAAGAAATGAATGATTTGGAATACAAAGCGACGAACAACATGGCGCACACTTGCGGACATGATTTGCATACCGCTATGCTGGTGACTGCTGCACAAATATTATTTGAAAATAAAGCGGACATTCACGGTAGGGTCAAGCTTATGTTCCAACCAGGCGAGGAGATTTTTGCTGGAGCGAAAGATATGATTGAAGCCGGTATTCTAGAAAATCCCAAGCCGGATGTGGCGTTTGCTATGCATACGGGATTAAATCAAGGTGTTGGGAGTTTTGAGTATTATAAGGGACATACAAGTACTTCTTGTGATAACTTTAAGATCACAATTACGGGAAAGGGGGCTCACGGAGCGTATCCACATACTTCCATAGACCCTATCAATGCGGGAGTAATCATTTATCAAGAGTTTGGTGAACTGATTTCCAGAGAAGTGAGTCCCTTGTCTATAGCTACTTTAACATTCGGAATGTTCTCAGGAGGATCGAACAGCAACATCATTCCTGAAGTTGTAGAAATGCAAGGAACGTTACGCACCTACGACGATGAAGTGCGGGAGTACGTAAAAGGGAGAATAACGGATATTCTGGCGGGGATAGAGAAAACCACAAGAGCAAAAATAGATTTTGAAATTTTTGCGAATGTTCCATCTTTATACAATGACCCTGACTTGACCGAAGAAATTGCAGAAATTTTAGAAACCGGAAACCCTAACTTTAAAGGCTATCCGGATTTGAGGATCATGGCTTCTGAAGACATGGCTGTTGTGTCGAGGCATTTGCCGACAACGTATATCATGCTTAATTGCAAAGTTGAAGGAAATAACTTCTCGCACCATAATCCGGGTGTGTTATTTGATGAAGCGGCTCTTCCGATCGGAGCGGGTTCTTTTGCGACTGTGGCCATCGAGTGGTTAAAAAAGCATAGTGACTAA
- a CDS encoding ABC transporter ATP-binding protein, whose amino-acid sequence MSGITLTNVTKVYQEGEFSTTALENFSLNVTNGDFIAIIGPSGSGKSTFLSIAGALLKATEGQVLIDDIDIATLSEKELSKVRLSKIGFILQTSNLLPYLSVLDQLLIVKKMGGSIEPADREFAKELLTEIGLGEKLHKYPHQLSGGERQRTAIARSFMNDPSIILADEPTANLDTKRAHEVVSLIAKEVKARNKAAVMVTHDERMLSYCDRIYRIEDGILTEED is encoded by the coding sequence ATGAGCGGAATCACGTTAACCAATGTCACAAAAGTTTATCAAGAAGGGGAATTTTCAACGACAGCGTTAGAAAACTTTTCCCTAAACGTTACCAACGGGGATTTCATCGCAATTATCGGGCCATCGGGTTCCGGTAAAAGTACGTTCCTTTCAATTGCCGGTGCCCTACTAAAAGCCACTGAAGGACAAGTTCTTATTGATGACATAGACATCGCCACTTTATCTGAGAAAGAGCTCTCTAAAGTACGCTTGTCCAAAATTGGATTTATCCTCCAGACGTCCAACTTACTACCTTACTTAAGTGTATTGGACCAATTGCTGATCGTTAAGAAAATGGGCGGATCTATCGAACCAGCAGACCGTGAATTCGCTAAAGAATTGTTGACGGAAATTGGGCTGGGCGAAAAATTGCACAAATACCCACACCAATTATCTGGTGGAGAACGGCAACGGACCGCTATCGCTCGTTCTTTCATGAATGACCCAAGTATCATTCTGGCTGACGAACCGACGGCAAATTTAGATACTAAACGTGCGCACGAAGTCGTTTCCTTAATTGCGAAAGAAGTGAAAGCTCGCAACAAAGCTGCCGTCATGGTGACACACGATGAACGGATGCTATCTTACTGTGACCGCATTTACCGTATTGAAGACGGCATATTAACCGAAGAAGATTGA
- the rluF gene encoding 23S rRNA pseudouridine(2604) synthase RluF — MRINKFISEAGTASRRGADKLITEGRVTINGKRATIGSQVEPGDDVRVNGNQIYVARNNVYIALNKPVGITSTTEKGVKGNIVDLVNHPFRVFHIGRLDKDSEGLILLTNDGDIVNEILRSENQHEKEYVVSVDRPITPEFLKQMSEGVKILDTVTLPCKVEQLSKYDFKIILTQGLNRQIRRMCEELGYNVYRLQRIRIMNIQLDNLPVGQWRYLSKKEKAQLFKELNYEPKEW, encoded by the coding sequence ATGCGTATCAATAAATTTATAAGTGAAGCAGGCACAGCATCCCGACGAGGCGCCGATAAACTGATTACTGAGGGGCGTGTAACGATCAACGGAAAGCGGGCAACAATCGGCAGCCAAGTGGAGCCGGGGGATGATGTCCGCGTAAACGGCAACCAGATTTACGTAGCCCGCAACAATGTCTATATTGCCTTGAACAAACCGGTCGGCATCACGAGCACGACCGAAAAAGGCGTCAAAGGGAATATTGTCGATTTGGTCAACCATCCCTTCCGTGTTTTCCACATCGGACGCCTCGATAAGGATTCCGAAGGCTTGATCCTGCTCACGAATGACGGCGATATCGTCAATGAAATTCTGCGTTCCGAGAACCAGCATGAGAAGGAATACGTTGTTTCCGTGGACCGCCCGATTACTCCCGAATTCCTGAAGCAGATGTCAGAAGGGGTCAAAATATTGGATACGGTCACCCTGCCTTGCAAAGTGGAGCAACTGTCAAAATATGATTTTAAAATCATCCTGACCCAAGGACTCAACCGTCAAATCCGCCGCATGTGCGAAGAATTGGGATACAACGTCTACCGGTTGCAAAGAATCCGCATCATGAATATCCAGTTGGACAATCTTCCTGTCGGACAATGGCGCTACCTGTCCAAAAAGGAAAAAGCGCAGTTATTCAAAGAATTGAACTACGAGCCTAAAGAATGGTAA
- a CDS encoding MarR family transcriptional regulator translates to MNKKSDVDTKKFVDVFENLGRIERHNQTLMGIKKSEARAMLCVDYLSEKEEGKVSISEISKNLSIASPTVTELVKVLTKKGYMERKVNEKDKRFVEVALTDAGKKIVRDITRYYNDLFSGLIEKLGAEQSDLLVELLNQVNIYFDEWYKKD, encoded by the coding sequence TTGAACAAAAAATCAGATGTAGATACTAAAAAATTTGTGGATGTTTTTGAAAACTTGGGAAGAATCGAAAGGCATAACCAAACTTTGATGGGAATAAAAAAAAGTGAAGCCAGAGCGATGTTGTGTGTAGATTATCTTTCTGAGAAGGAAGAAGGCAAAGTCTCCATTTCAGAAATCAGTAAAAATTTATCCATTGCTTCGCCCACTGTTACTGAATTAGTAAAAGTCTTGACCAAGAAAGGTTATATGGAAAGAAAAGTAAATGAAAAAGATAAACGGTTTGTTGAAGTGGCATTAACCGACGCAGGCAAAAAAATAGTCCGGGATATAACCCGATACTACAATGATTTATTTTCCGGCCTTATAGAAAAGTTAGGTGCAGAGCAAAGTGATTTACTGGTTGAATTGTTGAACCAAGTGAATATATACTTTGATGAATGGTACAAAAAGGACTAG
- a CDS encoding 2-keto-3-deoxygluconate permease — MLKLMRRIPGGTLLIPMFLSALLNTAFPEGLYVGSISQAFFSAQGTNYIVGFLCFVSAMGLDVKSLAQIMKKQGVLLVIKFLIAYVLGFQMIKYLGGGTILGLSSLAIIVVLTSTNPALYMALVKDLSEKDDALAFGLAGVFCVPAVPLLVYSLSSGTDIVWTPIISVVIPLLAGMVIGNLDHEFRDFCLPAIGIIMPFFGWVLGDSINLFQAAKAGLAGVILSVIFYIILLPTLYFTETKLLKANGISAIALTSVAGVSLAAPSVIAQAYPELEPIVPLVVSQIAMAVVITSVLTPMIANKIAKKKNLVKH, encoded by the coding sequence ATGTTAAAACTTATGAGAAGAATTCCCGGAGGAACTTTATTGATCCCGATGTTTTTAAGTGCACTGTTGAACACGGCTTTTCCGGAAGGGCTTTATGTAGGATCGATTAGCCAAGCTTTTTTCTCCGCTCAGGGAACCAACTATATTGTAGGATTTTTATGTTTTGTCTCAGCTATGGGTTTGGATGTTAAAAGCTTGGCTCAAATAATGAAAAAACAAGGCGTTTTGCTGGTAATCAAATTTTTGATAGCGTATGTCTTAGGATTCCAGATGATTAAGTATTTAGGTGGAGGAACGATTCTCGGACTTTCGTCTTTGGCGATTATTGTCGTTCTTACCAGTACAAATCCAGCATTGTACATGGCTCTGGTTAAAGACTTGTCAGAAAAAGACGATGCATTAGCTTTTGGGTTAGCAGGTGTGTTTTGTGTTCCTGCTGTCCCTCTATTGGTTTATTCCTTATCAAGCGGTACAGATATAGTATGGACGCCCATAATCTCAGTTGTAATCCCTCTGTTAGCTGGGATGGTCATTGGGAATTTAGATCATGAATTCAGAGATTTTTGCTTACCGGCTATTGGCATCATAATGCCATTTTTTGGATGGGTTTTAGGAGACAGCATCAATCTGTTTCAGGCGGCAAAAGCTGGGCTGGCGGGAGTTATCTTAAGTGTCATATTTTATATCATCCTATTACCGACTTTGTATTTTACGGAAACGAAGCTATTAAAAGCGAATGGAATATCCGCGATTGCGTTAACATCTGTAGCCGGCGTGTCTTTAGCGGCCCCAAGTGTTATTGCGCAAGCCTACCCTGAACTTGAACCGATTGTACCCTTGGTCGTATCTCAAATAGCGATGGCTGTAGTAATCACAAGCGTTCTGACACCAATGATTGCAAATAAAATTGCAAAGAAAAAGAATCTCGTCAAGCATTAG
- a CDS encoding dicarboxylate/amino acid:cation symporter: MTSLKKISMTNQIMIAMVLGIAAGLIFGPAIAPIAVIGQIFLRLIQMAVVVMIMGAVIEAVGTLDPQILGKLGGKMAAWFLGGTAIAASLGLMLGYLIQPGAGVDMQIDTSAEVATATGSVTDVILAFFPSNVVQSMSTGNMIQVIIFALLFGLSISLLSTRRDLTALKAAISQFNEVILQLVTTVMHLAPLGIFALLANVTGVIGLTVILPLAKFLLAMAIGSVIFLVLWIFLTSAITKVNPAHIVKGLSRMTIMAFTTTSSAITLPVKMEDQENKLGVSRRISQLVGPLGMAMNSNGLSLFLAIAAITLAQFYGLEFTLANAIQTVTLSTLATLGTVAVPGGGLVALTIVIPALGLPPESIGLLAGIDWFSGMFRTVLNVDADATIAMILAYGEGELDHQVIKELNANQVTDVS; the protein is encoded by the coding sequence ATGACATCTTTAAAGAAAATCAGTATGACCAATCAGATCATGATTGCGATGGTATTAGGTATTGCGGCCGGCTTAATTTTTGGACCGGCGATTGCACCAATTGCCGTAATCGGACAAATCTTTCTGCGGCTGATCCAGATGGCCGTAGTGGTTATGATCATGGGCGCGGTGATCGAAGCGGTCGGCACACTCGACCCGCAAATATTAGGCAAACTCGGAGGTAAGATGGCTGCCTGGTTTCTCGGAGGGACTGCCATTGCGGCAAGCTTGGGCTTGATGTTGGGTTATCTGATTCAACCGGGCGCCGGGGTTGATATGCAAATTGACACATCTGCTGAAGTTGCGACAGCGACTGGCAGTGTCACCGATGTTATTCTGGCGTTTTTCCCGTCGAATGTGGTTCAGTCCATGAGTACAGGGAACATGATTCAAGTCATTATCTTTGCCTTATTATTCGGTTTATCGATCAGCCTGTTGAGTACGCGTCGGGATTTGACAGCGCTGAAAGCAGCGATTTCACAATTCAATGAGGTCATTCTCCAATTGGTCACAACGGTGATGCACTTGGCGCCTTTAGGGATTTTTGCCTTGTTGGCTAATGTCACCGGCGTAATCGGCCTGACCGTGATTTTACCGCTGGCGAAATTCCTCTTGGCGATGGCGATCGGTTCTGTGATATTTTTGGTGTTATGGATTTTCCTGACCAGTGCGATCACAAAAGTGAATCCCGCCCACATCGTTAAGGGCCTGTCGCGCATGACTATTATGGCCTTTACCACGACTTCGTCAGCCATTACGCTTCCGGTCAAGATGGAAGATCAGGAAAATAAACTTGGCGTCAGCCGCCGCATTTCCCAATTGGTCGGTCCCTTGGGCATGGCGATGAACAGCAATGGCTTGTCGCTCTTCCTTGCCATCGCAGCTATAACTTTGGCGCAATTTTATGGACTGGAGTTCACTTTAGCGAATGCGATCCAGACTGTCACCTTATCGACCTTGGCCACTTTAGGCACCGTAGCGGTTCCCGGCGGCGGGCTGGTCGCCTTGACGATCGTTATCCCGGCACTCGGCCTGCCACCGGAAAGCATCGGCTTGTTGGCAGGTATCGATTGGTTCTCCGGCATGTTCCGTACGGTACTCAATGTTGATGCCGACGCCACCATTGCGATGATTCTTGCTTACGGCGAAGGTGAATTGGACCACCAAGTCATCAAAGAACTCAATGCGAACCAAGTAACAGATGTTTCCTAA